In the genome of Flavobacterium panacagri, one region contains:
- a CDS encoding NAD(P)H-quinone oxidoreductase, whose amino-acid sequence MKAIVINQSGTPDVLQLKEYPTPEISGDKVLIEVKAAGLNRSDIFQREGNYPAPPGVSSEILGLEVSGIVVKCGPDVTDFKIGDKVCAILAGGGYAEYVSVREGQCLPIPSGLSFAEAASLPETVFTVWSNVFQRGALKSGETLLIHGGNSGIGITGIQIAHALGLRVIVTVGSKEKGLNCLELGADSYINYKTQDFENVLQEEGVDVILDMIAGDYLSKNVNILKPEGRLVHINAVTGSHVDLDLWKVMTKRLTITGSTLRSRDYDFKRQLAKEVQKNVWPLIESKQFKPIIFKTFPFTEAPAAHRLLEESNHTGKIILVR is encoded by the coding sequence ATGAAAGCAATAGTTATAAACCAATCTGGAACTCCAGATGTACTCCAGTTAAAGGAATATCCAACTCCAGAAATAAGCGGAGATAAAGTTTTAATAGAAGTAAAAGCAGCAGGTTTAAACCGTTCTGATATCTTCCAGCGTGAAGGGAATTATCCTGCACCACCGGGTGTTTCATCTGAAATTCTTGGTTTAGAAGTTTCTGGAATTGTTGTAAAATGCGGACCAGATGTTACTGATTTTAAAATCGGTGATAAAGTTTGTGCCATTCTTGCTGGCGGTGGTTATGCAGAATACGTGAGCGTGCGTGAAGGCCAATGTCTTCCTATTCCTTCAGGTTTGTCTTTTGCAGAAGCGGCAAGTCTTCCCGAAACAGTTTTTACAGTTTGGTCAAACGTTTTTCAGAGAGGTGCACTTAAATCTGGAGAAACCCTTTTAATTCACGGCGGAAATAGCGGTATCGGCATTACGGGAATTCAAATTGCGCATGCTTTAGGACTGCGCGTAATTGTAACGGTAGGATCCAAAGAGAAAGGTCTAAATTGTCTGGAATTAGGCGCTGATTCTTATATCAATTACAAAACACAAGACTTCGAAAATGTTTTACAGGAAGAAGGTGTTGATGTTATTTTAGATATGATTGCCGGTGATTATCTCAGTAAAAATGTCAACATCCTAAAACCTGAAGGCAGATTAGTTCATATTAATGCTGTAACTGGCAGTCATGTAGATCTTGATCTTTGGAAAGTAATGACAAAACGTTTAACGATTACCGGAAGTACATTAAGAAGCAGAGATTATGATTTTAAAAGGCAATTAGCCAAAGAAGTACAAAAAAATGTCTGGCCATTGATTGAATCAAAACAATTTAAGCCGATTATTTTTAAAACCTTTCCTTTTACAGAAGCTCCTGCAGCACATCGATTATTAGAAGAAAGCAATCATACCGGTAAAATTATCCTTGTTCGATAA
- a CDS encoding ATP-binding protein, with amino-acid sequence MINTSTVMGNKRFSYFIISSFILCSILLIAVQINSAQNTKELIRNNNTLLNELRSSNHLREIDRDILGVESRIRASIATNDTTHLEGIDQKIRQIRNFLDSLSVDNADPEEEKLIQRLGVLAQDKMVTKGKLLHRFDSLGNMDDDSSIANPKARIISNEITDITAKIYRKRQLRMVELRNLSLEMGRRAKLYDISLLVLLVLSGAVIGYHIMRQFRRQHFLIKELDIAEKKASIAAQTKENFLANMSHEIRTPLSGILGFTNLLQKRPLDETSAEFVNSIQRSGENLMTIINDILDLSKIEAGMMRITPGIFSINGLLDSVETLFSERVKEKKITISSKVDTSIPDTLIGDATRLTQILVNLIGNAIKFTHQGSVSIEVYNKLQHEDKVIVGFKITDTGIGIDKEKLNEVFERFNQGEDSTTRNYGGTGLGLSIVKKLILLQNGDIEVKSEQGKGTAFSFYIPYDIAKEQLNSKPIANINHFKDISNTALRVLVVDDNAINQSLMKHLLSQWNVDFEMASNGLEAVEYLRKKDCDLVLMDLQMPQMDGYTAVQQIREILKLDIPIIAMTAHALPGERERCLSRGMNEYISKPIKEEELFKLIAAFGLKESNSEETNIIQSDPVFQHIDLSYMQSVSAGNKAFEQTVTKQFIDNVPLHLEQLMTAYQNQDFKMVKLRAHDLQSSAAIMGLLPLLEEKLDILELATEQNATLQQILNDVEKILNSSLLEAKVFLESL; translated from the coding sequence ATGATAAATACGTCTACCGTAATGGGTAACAAACGCTTTAGTTATTTTATCATTAGCAGTTTTATTTTATGCAGTATATTATTGATTGCTGTACAAATTAATTCGGCTCAAAATACTAAAGAACTCATACGAAATAATAATACCCTTTTAAACGAATTGCGTTCCAGTAATCATTTAAGAGAAATTGACCGCGATATTCTGGGTGTCGAAAGCAGAATTCGAGCTTCGATCGCTACTAATGACACTACACATTTAGAAGGAATCGATCAAAAGATCAGGCAGATTAGAAATTTTCTCGATTCCCTTTCTGTGGATAATGCCGATCCTGAAGAGGAAAAGTTAATACAAAGACTCGGAGTTTTGGCTCAGGATAAAATGGTCACAAAAGGAAAACTCCTGCATCGTTTTGATTCTTTAGGAAATATGGATGATGATAGCTCCATTGCCAATCCTAAAGCCAGAATAATTTCTAATGAGATTACTGATATTACAGCAAAGATTTACCGTAAGCGCCAATTGCGCATGGTGGAGTTGCGAAATCTAAGTCTGGAAATGGGTCGAAGAGCAAAACTTTACGACATTTCCTTATTAGTTTTACTAGTTTTGAGTGGTGCCGTTATAGGATATCATATTATGCGCCAATTTAGAAGACAACATTTTCTGATCAAAGAATTGGATATTGCAGAAAAAAAAGCATCGATCGCTGCTCAGACTAAAGAAAATTTTCTGGCTAATATGAGTCATGAAATCAGAACGCCGCTCAGTGGTATTTTAGGCTTCACCAATTTATTACAAAAAAGGCCTTTGGATGAAACTTCCGCAGAATTTGTAAATTCTATTCAGCGTTCGGGCGAAAATTTAATGACCATTATTAATGACATACTCGATTTATCTAAAATTGAGGCTGGAATGATGCGTATTACGCCCGGAATATTCAGCATCAACGGATTATTGGATTCGGTTGAAACCCTTTTTTCAGAACGTGTAAAAGAAAAAAAAATAACCATCTCCAGTAAAGTCGATACTTCGATCCCTGATACTTTAATTGGTGATGCCACGAGATTAACTCAAATATTGGTAAACCTCATTGGAAATGCCATAAAATTTACCCATCAGGGATCTGTAAGCATTGAGGTCTATAACAAACTACAACATGAAGACAAGGTCATTGTAGGCTTTAAAATTACGGACACGGGAATTGGAATTGATAAAGAAAAACTAAATGAAGTCTTTGAAAGATTCAATCAAGGTGAAGACTCTACCACTCGAAATTACGGTGGGACTGGCCTCGGATTATCAATAGTAAAAAAGCTGATTTTATTGCAAAACGGTGATATTGAAGTAAAAAGTGAACAAGGAAAAGGAACAGCCTTTAGCTTTTATATTCCGTATGATATTGCTAAAGAACAGCTCAATTCTAAACCTATTGCCAATATTAACCACTTTAAAGATATATCAAATACCGCTTTGAGAGTTTTAGTTGTAGATGACAACGCGATCAATCAAAGTTTAATGAAACATTTGCTTTCACAATGGAATGTTGATTTTGAAATGGCTTCTAACGGTTTGGAAGCAGTCGAATATCTAAGGAAAAAAGATTGTGATCTTGTATTAATGGATTTACAGATGCCTCAAATGGATGGATATACGGCTGTTCAGCAAATTAGAGAAATCTTAAAACTAGATATTCCCATAATTGCCATGACGGCACATGCCCTGCCTGGCGAAAGAGAAAGATGTTTGAGCCGAGGAATGAACGAATACATTTCAAAACCTATAAAAGAGGAAGAACTTTTTAAACTGATTGCTGCTTTTGGACTGAAAGAATCAAATTCGGAAGAAACAAACATTATACAATCTGATCCTGTTTTTCAACATATTGATCTTTCGTATATGCAATCTGTAAGCGCTGGCAATAAAGCGTTTGAACAAACTGTCACCAAACAGTTTATTGACAATGTGCCACTACATTTGGAACAGCTTATGACGGCTTATCAAAATCAAGATTTTAAAATGGTGAAACTTAGAGCACATGACTTGCAATCAAGTGCTGCTATAATGGGACTATTGCCTCTTTTAGAAGAAAAACTTGATATTCTTGAATTGGCTACAGAACAAAATGCAACTTTACAGCAAATTTTAAATGATGTCGAAAAGATTTTGAACTCGTCTCTCTTAGAAGCTAAAGTTTTTTTAGAATCACTGTGA
- a CDS encoding cupin domain-containing protein → MTTELLSFKYELEKKEPRTNDGGTTRGASVKDFPASIGIAGVSMRLQPGSMRELHWHANAAEWAYVISGTVRTTIIHPNGKSYTDNFEPGDVWYFPKGYGHSIQATGTEECHFILIFDNGNFSEDHTFSVTDFVSCMPPEIVAQNLGITLEEVAVLPQKEAYFAAGIVPDELSFTAASRPEESDIELTNLHRYPLHAQQPRIIPGGGLQRLVTSKEFPISTTMAGSIIELQPGALREMHWHPNADEWQYYISGQAEMSVFLAESTVVTEQFNAGDVGYVPMGAGHYIKNTGSTVCKILIGFNSGTYQSIDLSEWLAGNPKDVVVTNFGLEEGEIEKFPKSKLFIQP, encoded by the coding sequence ATGACTACCGAATTATTAAGCTTCAAATACGAACTAGAAAAAAAAGAACCACGCACTAATGACGGCGGTACAACAAGAGGAGCTTCTGTTAAAGATTTTCCAGCTTCTATTGGTATTGCAGGAGTTTCCATGCGACTACAGCCAGGAAGCATGCGCGAATTACACTGGCACGCAAATGCAGCAGAATGGGCTTATGTTATTTCAGGAACGGTTCGCACCACGATTATTCATCCAAATGGCAAAAGCTACACTGATAATTTTGAACCGGGCGATGTTTGGTATTTTCCAAAAGGATATGGGCATTCAATCCAAGCAACAGGAACAGAAGAGTGCCATTTTATTTTAATCTTTGATAATGGTAATTTTTCCGAAGATCATACTTTCAGCGTTACCGATTTTGTATCCTGCATGCCTCCAGAAATTGTTGCTCAAAACTTGGGAATTACTTTGGAAGAAGTGGCCGTATTACCTCAAAAAGAAGCCTATTTTGCAGCCGGGATTGTTCCTGACGAATTATCATTTACTGCCGCTTCCCGACCTGAAGAATCAGATATTGAATTGACCAATTTGCACCGTTATCCTTTGCATGCTCAACAACCAAGAATAATTCCGGGCGGAGGCTTGCAAAGATTGGTTACAAGCAAAGAATTTCCTATCAGTACAACAATGGCAGGATCTATTATAGAATTACAGCCAGGCGCTTTAAGAGAAATGCATTGGCATCCGAACGCTGATGAGTGGCAGTATTATATTTCCGGTCAAGCCGAAATGTCTGTTTTTCTGGCAGAAAGTACCGTGGTCACCGAACAATTCAATGCAGGAGATGTTGGTTATGTGCCAATGGGTGCTGGACATTATATAAAAAATACTGGAAGTACAGTTTGTAAAATCTTAATTGGGTTTAACAGTGGCACTTATCAATCTATTGATTTAAGCGAATGGCTTGCAGGAAATCCGAAAGATGTGGTGGTAACCAATTTTGGTTTGGAAGAAGGCGAAATTGAAAAATTTCCTAAAAGCAAACTGTTTATTCAACCTTAA
- a CDS encoding antibiotic biosynthesis monooxygenase: MENQGASVVITHHILNGKELQYEKWLDEIVPITKHSNGFIDLQIVRPIPHLTFVYTVIIRFDTIENLKYWMESEDRKMLIKKANPLFRKNDNYQIKSGLDFLFNAENEGNKVPVRWKQFLVTWSAIYPLSLLIPLLALPFLRFLKVPSNHYFDGLIISGIIVFLMVFVVMPNYTKLIKKWLYK; this comes from the coding sequence ATGGAAAATCAAGGCGCATCTGTTGTTATTACGCATCATATTTTGAATGGAAAAGAACTTCAATACGAAAAATGGCTAGATGAAATTGTTCCCATTACCAAACACTCCAATGGTTTTATCGATTTGCAGATCGTACGGCCAATTCCGCATTTAACGTTTGTTTACACGGTTATCATCCGATTTGACACCATTGAAAACCTTAAATACTGGATGGAATCGGAAGATCGAAAAATGCTCATTAAAAAAGCAAATCCATTATTCAGAAAAAATGACAACTACCAGATAAAATCAGGTTTGGATTTTCTTTTTAATGCAGAAAACGAAGGAAACAAAGTTCCTGTTCGCTGGAAACAATTTCTTGTAACATGGTCTGCTATTTATCCATTGTCACTTTTAATTCCTTTATTGGCACTCCCCTTTTTGAGATTTTTGAAAGTACCGTCAAATCATTATTTTGATGGATTAATAATTTCGGGCATCATAGTCTTTTTAATGGTATTTGTTGTAATGCCCAATTATACCAAACTGATCAAAAAATGGCTTTATAAATAA
- a CDS encoding YoaK family protein: MDAKTQFIDSSKQTRSQEKLAIFLAFIAGFLDAAGFLKWKIYVSFISGNSTQLGIAFSSGKSAIIISSLAIIVCFVFGIYAGTCLSLWRESKIESLPFYIVSGILIVYTIASRYYYINSGLSIPIIVFSTGIMNTIVTSVGNQKINTDFVTGTLNSLARNAAMLSMSNNKVSRKQYKLNAIRLFLLWIGFLLGASIVPLALPLLKNWTLAFPSLLLIICALLISNTDFNLKTKSYATEK, from the coding sequence GTGGATGCCAAAACACAGTTCATAGATTCGTCTAAACAAACTAGATCGCAGGAGAAACTAGCCATATTTTTAGCCTTTATTGCAGGCTTTCTTGATGCTGCTGGTTTTCTTAAATGGAAAATATATGTCTCTTTTATTAGCGGCAATAGTACACAATTGGGAATCGCTTTTTCAAGTGGTAAATCTGCTATCATTATTTCATCATTAGCAATAATCGTTTGTTTTGTTTTTGGAATATATGCAGGTACTTGTCTTTCGTTGTGGAGAGAATCTAAAATTGAGTCCTTACCGTTTTATATTGTTTCGGGAATATTGATTGTCTATACAATAGCATCTCGTTATTACTATATAAACAGCGGACTTTCTATACCTATTATTGTTTTTTCAACAGGCATTATGAATACGATTGTAACGTCAGTTGGAAATCAAAAAATAAACACCGATTTCGTTACAGGAACTTTAAATAGTCTGGCAAGAAATGCAGCAATGCTGAGTATGAGTAATAATAAAGTTAGTAGAAAACAGTACAAACTCAACGCTATTCGGTTGTTCCTCTTATGGATTGGCTTTTTATTAGGAGCATCTATTGTACCTCTGGCACTTCCGTTATTAAAAAACTGGACACTCGCCTTTCCTTCACTGTTATTAATTATTTGCGCATTGCTAATATCAAATACTGATTTTAACCTAAAAACTAAATCTTATGCTACAGAAAAATGA
- a CDS encoding lipocalin-like domain-containing protein gives MKENLFKKLIGSWILVELIEVPLDGREITHPMGIKPKGLIIYNNDGYMSAQIMKTDSENSDAKDNESYLAYSGPFKTDDEKQIVSHTMYVSLLESWRNQTQNRKVLFKDNLLHLETEKPFISNSRLVIHKLTWKRIEQSNKNH, from the coding sequence ATGAAAGAAAATTTATTTAAAAAACTGATTGGTTCCTGGATTTTGGTTGAATTGATTGAAGTACCTTTAGATGGCAGAGAAATTACACATCCGATGGGAATCAAACCAAAAGGTCTTATTATTTACAATAATGACGGTTATATGTCGGCACAAATAATGAAAACTGATTCTGAAAATTCCGACGCAAAAGATAATGAGAGTTATCTCGCCTATTCAGGACCTTTCAAAACAGACGATGAAAAACAAATAGTCAGTCATACGATGTACGTTTCGCTTTTGGAAAGTTGGCGAAACCAGACACAAAACAGAAAAGTTCTTTTTAAAGATAATTTATTGCATTTAGAGACCGAAAAACCTTTTATAAGTAATTCGCGTTTGGTAATTCATAAACTCACTTGGAAAAGAATCGAACAATCTAATAAAAATCATTAA